A region from the Paenarthrobacter aurescens genome encodes:
- a CDS encoding thioredoxin domain-containing protein: MSPANESRLSKAERTAQAREKARAIREAQLKKEKRNKLLVGWGIVAAVVVIGVIIALVFVNGSQNNTTVADQGPTPANGNVHGGITLLANTEVVKTEPATVNVADVPAPLETKPATVTVPGGEAEAGKPVKVIAYIDFICPVCKQFETAYGESLTNLRNEGKISVEYRALGFLDRQSTTNYSSRAANAAACVVNSSPEKYAEFFNLLFERQPAEGGAGISDNDLKKMATEIGAANIDSCIDSKQFRPWVKVATQEAAAIGVTGTPTVFIDGKQWDGRSDLNAEIQTAITAKG; this comes from the coding sequence ATGAGCCCCGCAAACGAATCACGCCTGTCCAAGGCCGAAAGAACCGCCCAGGCGCGGGAGAAAGCGCGCGCAATCCGCGAAGCACAGCTGAAAAAGGAGAAGCGCAACAAGCTTCTTGTCGGCTGGGGCATCGTGGCGGCCGTGGTGGTCATCGGCGTCATCATTGCTCTCGTGTTCGTCAACGGTTCCCAGAACAACACAACCGTGGCCGATCAGGGTCCGACGCCGGCCAACGGCAACGTCCACGGCGGCATCACGCTGCTGGCCAACACCGAAGTGGTGAAAACGGAACCAGCCACCGTCAACGTCGCCGACGTCCCGGCTCCCCTTGAAACCAAGCCCGCCACAGTCACCGTTCCCGGCGGCGAGGCCGAAGCCGGCAAGCCCGTGAAGGTCATCGCCTACATCGACTTCATCTGCCCCGTCTGCAAGCAGTTCGAAACCGCCTACGGTGAGTCCCTCACGAACCTCCGCAACGAAGGCAAGATCTCCGTCGAGTACCGCGCCCTCGGCTTCCTGGACCGCCAGTCCACCACCAACTACTCATCCCGCGCAGCCAACGCTGCTGCCTGCGTAGTGAACTCCTCGCCTGAGAAGTACGCGGAATTCTTCAACCTGCTCTTCGAGCGCCAGCCGGCCGAAGGCGGAGCAGGCATCTCCGACAATGACCTCAAGAAAATGGCCACCGAAATCGGTGCAGCCAACATTGACTCATGCATTGACAGCAAGCAGTTCCGGCCCTGGGTAAAGGTTGCCACCCAGGAAGCAGCGGCAATCGGTGTTACGGGTACGCCCACCGTGTTCATCGACGGCAAGCAGTGGGACGGCAGGTCCGACCTGAACGCCGAGATCCAGACGGCCATCACCGCCAAGGGCTAA